ACCTGGTGGTCACCGTAGGCGTCGTCCCGACCCACCCTCCCCGGCCCCTACCATCAATCCCGGTAGGCCCCGCCGATCATGGAGTTGTGGTGCCTCACAAAGCAGGCACGGAGGCATGAAACCCCCACCACAACTCCATGATCGGCGCGGCAGTGTCGACGCAGCCCAGCCCTGTGCCGACGGCTAGATCAGGTCCCAGCTCAGGGGGGTGCCTCGGGGGACGTCGGTGGCGAAGGTGCGGCCCAGCACCCGGTCGATGTCCACAGGGGCCAGCCCGCCGGCTGGCCGGATCGAGCGAACGTTGTGCGCGGTCACCGGGTCGCCGGCGCGGACGTCCTCGACCACGAAGAGCGAACGGCGGAACCGCAGCCCTTCCCGTTCCGCCGGGGTCGGGCCGATCGCGGCACCGCCCAGCGCCGCGTACGCGCGGCCCGACTCGGCGACCAGGGCCGTGAGCTCCGCCGGGTTCAGGGAGAAGTCCGAGTCCACCCCGCCGTCGGCCCGGTCCAGCGTGACGTGCTTCTCGATGAAGCAGGCGCCGAGCGCCACCGAGGCGACCGCCACCCCGATGCCGGGCGTGTGGTCGGAGAGCCCGACCGGCACGTCGAACGCACCGGCCAGCACCGGCAGTCGGCGCAGGTTGCTGTCGGCCGGCGGCGCCGGGTAGGACGCGGTGCACGCCAGCAGGACGATGCCCGCCGCGCCACCGTCACGGGCGGTTCGCACCGCAGCGTCGATCTCCGCGACCGTCGCCATTCCCGTGGAGATCACCATCGGCTTGCCGGTGCTGGCCACGAGCCGGATCAGCGGCAGGTCGACCAGCTCCGACGAGGCGATCTTGTACGCGGGTGCGTCCAGCGACTCCAGCAGCTCCACGGCGGTCGCGTCGAACGGTGACGAGAAGACGGTCAGCCCACGCTCGCGGGCCCGCTCGAAGATCGGGGCGTGCCACTCGTACGGGGTGTGGGCGCGCTCGTAGAGGCGGTACAGGTTCTCCCCGCCCCACAACTCGTGCCCGCTGGAGATCCGGAACGCCGGAGTGTCGACGTCGATCGTGATCGTGTCCGGCCGGTACGTCTGGAGCTTCAGCGCGTGCGCCCCGCTCTCGGCCACCGCGTCGACGATGGCCAGCGCCCGGTTCAGATCGCCGTTGTGGTTGCCGGACATCTCGGCGACCACGAACGGTCGCTCCCCGGCACCGACCGCGTGCGGTCCGATCTTGATTGTCGCCGTCATTCCGACCTCTGCTCAGGTACGTCCGCACCGGGGTGCGGTGGTGCTGTCGTCGTCCACCCGGCGGGGGGGACGACCTGGAGAACCAGGGCGCCGGGAGCCGACCCGGCTCCCGGCGTGGTGTGCGGTGGGGGCGGTCACGGCCGGCGGCCCCCGGCCAGCGCGTCACGTCGCTCCGTCGCCATGGTGAGCCCGCCGTCCCGCGTCGTCGCGGTGCCCGCCCCTCGGCCCGGGTCCTCGTCGGTGGTGACCGAACCGGTGTCGGTGCCGATGCCACCCGCCGGGCCGGGCCGGCGCAGGCGACCAGCGACGCGGTGTGCCTGCCGCAGTGCCGAGTACGCCAGCCAGTCACCGCGCCCGACGAGGCGGTGCTTGAGCCCGTTCGCGCCCGGGGGCAGGGGGTAGCCGCCGGTGGGCAGGTACCGACGGTAGTGCTCGGCGGCCCGGTGGAAGAAGTCCCGCCGCAGGTGTGGGTGCAGCCGGTCGTCGTTGCCCACCACCACCAGGTAGTGGCTGATCATCAGCTGGAACAGTTCGGACTGCAAACGCTCGTCCGGGTGCTTGCGGGCGACCCAGTCCAACAGCCGCTCGTACTGGGCGAATGCGTCGAAGTGCCGGCCGCTGCGGGTGGAGGTGATCGCGCCCTGCCGGCCCTGCCGGTACAGGTAGCAGATCCGGTCCAGCACGGAGATCCTCTCCGCCCCGATCAGCAGCGGGTGGCTGAACGGGATGTCCTCGTACCAGCCGGGGAAGAACCGCAGCTCCAGCTCGTCCAGGAAGTCCCGGCGGACCACCTTGTTCCAGGCGGTGTGCTGCACCCGCAGCAGTTGTGGCTGGTCGGCCAGCCGGGTGACGGCGGGGATTCCGCGCAGCAGGTGACTGCTCGCGTCGACCTCCCGCCGGCCGTCCTCGTGCACCCGCAGGTGGTCCAGCATGAGCACGTCGGGCTGGTGCTGGCGCAGCCGGTCCAGCACCGCCGCGATCGTGCCCGGCGGCAGCCAGTCGTCGCTGTCGATGAACCAGACGTACCGGCCGGTGGCCACGTCGAGCCCGGCGTTGCGGGCCAGGCCCAGACCCACGTTGCTGCTCAGGTGTACGACGCGGACGCCGTCGCGGCTGACCGCGTACGAGCGGAGCATGTCGCCGCAGCCGTCCGGAGAGGCGTCGTCGACCGCGATCAGCTCGACCGCGTCCGACTCGCCTGCCGGGACGTCGGCCCGGATCGACGCGAGGCACTGGTACAGGTACGCCTCGACGCCGTACACGGGCACGACGATGCTCAGCAGCGGTGCGTGCGTCGGCTCATTGACCACGCTCGCCACCTTCGACGACCCGGGTGGCCGGTCACGGAACCTGACGTGGCCACCGGTGGTGGAGTCTCTGAACTCCCGCCCAGCGGGAGGTTAACGCCGGGCCGGCGGGCCGGTCCTCGAAGCAGGGGACCAGGACTGCTCCGACCGGCATTTGGCGGGTGGGACACGTCCGGTTCACCCGGTAGTGACCCGGTAGGGTGCCCCGGGTGCGGCCCTGCCGGGCCGTCGCGGGCGTCGCCGTCGCGTCGTCCGACGCCGCGCCGAGGAGGATACGAACGTGCTGGTGACCCTGCCGAGCTTCGGGATCCCGGCATGACGAGCGCCGCCGAGGTGCCGGCTGTCCAGCCGGCCCCCGCACCAGCCCGGCTGCCCTCGCTGACCGGGCTGCGCTGGATCGCCGCGTTGCTGGTCTTCGGATTCCACGCGGGCACCATGCGGATCATCGCCGAGCCGGACTACAAGGCTGTCGTCGACGCACTGTTCACCCTCGGCCTGTCCGGGGTGCAGTTCTTCTTCATCCTCAGCGGCTTCGTGCTGGTCTGGTCGGCCCGCGCGGGCGACTCCCGGCGCATCTTCTGGCGACGACGGGTCGCCAAGATCTACCCGAATCACCTGGTGCTGTGGGGAGCCACGCTGCTGGTCGCCTGGTGGTTCGCCGACCCGGTCCTCCCGGCGGCCGCACTGGAGAACCTGGTGCTGTTGCAGGCCTGGGACCCCCGGCCGGGCTGGTTCTACAGCATCAACACGGTGAGCTGGTCGCTGTCCTGCGAGTTCTTCTTCTACCTGTGTCTGCCGCTGGCGCTGCCACTGCTGCGCCGGGCCCGGCCGAAGCTGCTGTGGGTGCTGATCGTCGCACTGCCGCTGCTGATCCTCGCGCTCTGGCCGGCTCAGCAGTTGGTGCCGGAGGTGAGCCGATGGTGGTTCACCCAGGTCTTCCCACCCGTGCGGTCGCTGGAGTTCTGGTTGGGCGCGGTGGCGGCCGAGTTGATGCGCCGTGGCCTCTGGCGCGGCCCGGGGCTGACCGTGGCCAGCGGGATCTTCCTGGCCACCTGGGTGGCAGCCACGGAGTTCATCCGCGCCGAACTGTGGACCACGCTGCTCGCGGTCGCGTACCTGCTGGTGATCACCGCCGCCGCGGACGCGGACGTGCGGGGTCGGCGCTCGCCGTGGCGGTCCCGGCCGCTGGTCTGGCTCGGTGAGGTCTCCTTCGCCTTCTACCTGGTTCACGTGCTGGTGATGACGAGCGTGTTGCGCTGGAGCGGTGACTGGGGGACCGGCTTCGAGGGCTGGCGTGGCCCGGCCGTGGTGCTCGGCTTCCTGGTGGTGAACCTGGTCCTCGCCGGGTTGCTGCATCGCTTCGTCGAGACCCCGATGATGCGCCGACTCGCGCCGCGCCGTCCGGCCCGACCGGTGTCCGTCCCCGGACCCGTGTCCGTCCCCCGACCGCGCACGGCAGGCAGCGAAGCCCCCGACAGCGATGCCCCCAACGCCGCTGGCGTCGGGCCTCGAACCGGGGCCGGCGGGGCCGACCCAGCCGACAGCCGAGCAACGTACGTGGACTCGCGCTGACACCATCCACCCTGGTCAGCGGGGTCGGCGCGGCGTGAGCCGACACGCCCGTGGTCGGTGCGTCCGGGTCGGCGCGACGGTAGCGTGGGGACGTGCTTCCGGTCGCGCTCACCTGTCCGCTGTGGTGGGTGGCGCGCTGGGCGACACGGGTGCTGACCAGCCTCGCCGTCGCTGCGGCCCTGGCGCTTGGCGCGGGCCCGGCCACGGCCGTCGCACCGACGCTCAGCGCCGTGCCGAGCGCCGTGCCGATCCCGTTCGCTGCCGGATCGCTGGCGGCGTCGTGCCGGCCCACCGTGGCACAGGGGCCCGCGCAATCGGCCCGGGCGGTCCCTGAGCGGGCCGCCGAGAAGCCCCCGGCCTGGTCGGTCGACTCGCTGCCCGGCGGCCAGGTCACCGTCGCGACCGGCGTGCTTCCGGTGTGCGCCCCCGGGCCCGACCCGCTGCCCCTCGTCGGCGGTCCGAGCAGTCGGGCGCCCCGGGCCCCACCCGGGCGCTGAGCCACCGGGACGAGCGTCCCGCCGCCGCGCCCTGTCGACCCACCAGCTCTGCCCCCGCCGATCCGTGGCCCGCCGTGGCCAGGTTGCCGGTCGGGCTCCACCGCATTGCTCTCTCCCCGAGGTGCCGACCATGGAGACCGTTGTCTTCTACCAGTTCGTGACCGAGGTTCCGCAGGCCGCCGCCATCTGGTCGGCCCTGTTCCTGCTGACACTGGGCGTACTCGCCGTGCTGGTCGCTCGCCCCGAGCGGGACCGGCCCACGGACGACCCGCTCCCGGCCGCGCCCACCGCTCGGGAGGTGGCCGAAGCCGAGGCCGTCG
The window above is part of the Micromonospora sp. LH3U1 genome. Proteins encoded here:
- the pseI gene encoding pseudaminic acid synthase, with the translated sequence MTATIKIGPHAVGAGERPFVVAEMSGNHNGDLNRALAIVDAVAESGAHALKLQTYRPDTITIDVDTPAFRISSGHELWGGENLYRLYERAHTPYEWHAPIFERARERGLTVFSSPFDATAVELLESLDAPAYKIASSELVDLPLIRLVASTGKPMVISTGMATVAEIDAAVRTARDGGAAGIVLLACTASYPAPPADSNLRRLPVLAGAFDVPVGLSDHTPGIGVAVASVALGACFIEKHVTLDRADGGVDSDFSLNPAELTALVAESGRAYAALGGAAIGPTPAEREGLRFRRSLFVVEDVRAGDPVTAHNVRSIRPAGGLAPVDIDRVLGRTFATDVPRGTPLSWDLI
- a CDS encoding glycosyltransferase family 2 protein; amino-acid sequence: MVNEPTHAPLLSIVVPVYGVEAYLYQCLASIRADVPAGESDAVELIAVDDASPDGCGDMLRSYAVSRDGVRVVHLSSNVGLGLARNAGLDVATGRYVWFIDSDDWLPPGTIAAVLDRLRQHQPDVLMLDHLRVHEDGRREVDASSHLLRGIPAVTRLADQPQLLRVQHTAWNKVVRRDFLDELELRFFPGWYEDIPFSHPLLIGAERISVLDRICYLYRQGRQGAITSTRSGRHFDAFAQYERLLDWVARKHPDERLQSELFQLMISHYLVVVGNDDRLHPHLRRDFFHRAAEHYRRYLPTGGYPLPPGANGLKHRLVGRGDWLAYSALRQAHRVAGRLRRPGPAGGIGTDTGSVTTDEDPGRGAGTATTRDGGLTMATERRDALAGGRRP
- a CDS encoding acyltransferase family protein, whose translation is MTSAAEVPAVQPAPAPARLPSLTGLRWIAALLVFGFHAGTMRIIAEPDYKAVVDALFTLGLSGVQFFFILSGFVLVWSARAGDSRRIFWRRRVAKIYPNHLVLWGATLLVAWWFADPVLPAAALENLVLLQAWDPRPGWFYSINTVSWSLSCEFFFYLCLPLALPLLRRARPKLLWVLIVALPLLILALWPAQQLVPEVSRWWFTQVFPPVRSLEFWLGAVAAELMRRGLWRGPGLTVASGIFLATWVAATEFIRAELWTTLLAVAYLLVITAAADADVRGRRSPWRSRPLVWLGEVSFAFYLVHVLVMTSVLRWSGDWGTGFEGWRGPAVVLGFLVVNLVLAGLLHRFVETPMMRRLAPRRPARPVSVPGPVSVPRPRTAGSEAPDSDAPNAAGVGPRTGAGGADPADSRATYVDSR